A single window of Hymenobacter sp. APR13 DNA harbors:
- a CDS encoding EVE domain-containing protein, with translation MNYWLVKSEPEAYSWDTFVRDGGTDWTGVRNYQARNFLQQMQPGDLVLYYHSVSDKQVVGVAQVTAAAAPDATAEAGSPWVAVHLQPQQPLARPVSLARIKQEERLSQIGLLRQSRLSVMPLKAAEFDTILELGA, from the coding sequence TTGAACTACTGGCTCGTAAAATCGGAACCCGAAGCCTACTCCTGGGACACGTTTGTGCGCGACGGCGGCACCGACTGGACCGGCGTGCGCAACTACCAGGCCCGCAACTTCCTGCAGCAGATGCAGCCCGGCGACCTGGTGCTCTACTACCACAGCGTGAGCGACAAGCAGGTGGTAGGCGTAGCCCAGGTAACCGCCGCCGCCGCCCCCGACGCCACCGCCGAAGCCGGCAGCCCCTGGGTGGCCGTGCACCTGCAGCCGCAGCAGCCGCTGGCCCGCCCGGTGTCGTTGGCCCGCATCAAGCAGGAGGAGCGCCTCAGCCAGATCGGGCTGCTGCGCCAGTCGCGCCTGTCGGTGATGCCGCTCAAGGCCGCCGAATTCGACACGATTCTGGAGCTGGGGGCCTGA
- a CDS encoding OmpA family protein produces MKKLLTTSAALGLSLLAAAPSVFAQTADQRTAISLSANTLQYKGNFGSQYWNNEDNWKLGGGISFSRYLTSGVDLGLHLNYGKVNYDAVQGAPQFGSFFEANIVNANLGLKLKLNNGWALKETAFIQPYLLIAPGAAFISSDGVINRNGTTRAFDGSDTYFDVHGAAGITFRVSESVGLFVQTGQHFPLSANIDMDPVRDDNSFDDRYLQHSAGLTIALGKKADEDNDGVSDRKDKCPGTPAGVAVDVNGCPLDGDGDGVPDYQDKCPTEKGLAALEGCPDRDGDGVRDSEDKCPDTPGKAELQGCPDADGDGVTDASDKCPNTPAGVAVDATGCPLDKDGDGVPDYQDRCPNRPGPASNKGCPEMKVEEKKKLQEATKFIQFDFDKATLKPISFPTLNGLVQILNDYPDYSLGISAHADNKGDDAYNLRLSDERAASARTYMLSKGIAADRIVSHGYGETKPIADNATEAGRAINRRVEFDVYLPGDPNPAETKYGVAPEIPAAAPKAAPKAPVKKAPARKPAPRRK; encoded by the coding sequence ATGAAAAAACTCCTTACCACCAGCGCCGCGCTGGGTTTGTCGCTGTTGGCGGCGGCACCTAGCGTGTTTGCTCAAACCGCAGACCAGCGAACGGCTATCAGTCTGTCGGCCAACACGCTTCAGTATAAAGGCAACTTTGGCTCGCAGTACTGGAACAATGAAGACAACTGGAAGCTGGGCGGCGGCATTTCTTTCAGCCGCTACCTCACTTCCGGCGTCGACCTGGGCCTGCACCTTAACTATGGTAAGGTAAACTACGATGCCGTACAGGGCGCGCCGCAGTTCGGCAGCTTCTTCGAGGCCAACATCGTGAATGCCAACCTGGGCCTCAAGCTGAAGCTCAACAACGGCTGGGCGCTGAAGGAAACGGCGTTCATCCAGCCCTACCTGCTGATTGCTCCTGGTGCAGCGTTCATTAGCTCCGACGGCGTTATCAACCGCAACGGCACCACCCGCGCCTTCGACGGCAGCGACACGTATTTTGACGTGCACGGCGCCGCCGGTATCACGTTCCGCGTGAGCGAGTCGGTGGGCCTGTTTGTGCAGACCGGCCAGCATTTTCCGCTGAGCGCCAACATCGACATGGACCCAGTCCGCGACGATAACAGCTTCGACGACCGGTATCTGCAGCACTCCGCCGGCCTCACCATTGCCCTCGGCAAAAAGGCTGACGAAGACAACGATGGCGTTTCCGACCGCAAAGACAAGTGCCCCGGCACGCCAGCCGGCGTGGCAGTAGACGTCAACGGTTGCCCGCTTGACGGCGACGGCGACGGCGTTCCGGATTACCAGGACAAGTGCCCCACCGAAAAAGGCCTGGCGGCCCTCGAAGGCTGCCCCGACCGTGACGGTGACGGCGTGCGCGACTCGGAAGACAAGTGCCCCGATACCCCCGGCAAAGCCGAGCTGCAGGGCTGCCCCGACGCTGACGGCGACGGTGTAACTGATGCCAGCGATAAGTGCCCCAACACGCCAGCCGGCGTAGCAGTAGATGCTACCGGTTGCCCACTCGATAAAGACGGCGACGGTGTTCCAGATTACCAGGACCGCTGCCCGAACCGCCCCGGTCCGGCCTCCAACAAAGGCTGCCCAGAAATGAAGGTAGAAGAGAAGAAGAAGCTGCAGGAAGCCACGAAGTTCATCCAGTTTGACTTCGATAAGGCTACGCTGAAGCCTATTTCTTTCCCAACGCTCAACGGTCTGGTGCAGATCCTCAACGACTACCCAGACTATAGCCTCGGTATCTCGGCCCACGCCGACAACAAAGGCGACGACGCTTACAACCTGCGTCTGTCGGATGAGCGTGCTGCTTCGGCCCGCACGTACATGCTGAGCAAAGGCATTGCTGCTGACCGTATCGTGTCGCATGGCTACGGCGAAACCAAGCCGATTGCCGACAACGCTACCGAAGCCGGCCGTGCCATCAACCGCCGCGTAGAGTTCGACGTGTACCTGCCCGGTGACCCGAACCCAGCTGAAACCAAGTACGGTGTAGCTCCGGAAATTCCGGCCGCCGCTCCGAAAGCAGCTCCCAAGGCTCCGGTGAAAAAGGCTCCGGCCCGTAAGCCAGCGCCGCGCCGCAAGTAA
- a CDS encoding DUF4252 domain-containing protein, whose amino-acid sequence MNKRAFLWLPLVALLMLAGCRAAGPERPARTVAEFFNKYENRSGFKATDWSAGLTTRLLLGRLGSLGGGSDLTQALSSVRSFKVLTFAPTSNSAQKLVADGLVQEVNGLLANERYTPLTTTGGNMRYATRMQGDRVTELVTTSSVSGAPDSFLLMSIGGNFTREQLDQLLKILPNVADMSK is encoded by the coding sequence ATGAACAAACGCGCATTTCTGTGGCTGCCGCTGGTGGCCTTACTGATGCTGGCAGGCTGCCGCGCCGCCGGGCCCGAGCGTCCGGCCCGCACGGTAGCCGAATTCTTCAACAAGTACGAAAACCGCTCCGGCTTCAAGGCCACCGACTGGTCGGCGGGCCTCACTACTCGGCTGCTGCTGGGCCGCTTGGGCAGCCTTGGCGGCGGCTCCGACCTGACGCAGGCGCTTTCGTCGGTACGCAGCTTTAAGGTGCTCACCTTCGCCCCCACCAGCAACAGCGCACAGAAACTGGTAGCCGATGGGCTGGTGCAGGAAGTGAACGGCCTGCTGGCCAACGAGCGGTATACGCCCCTCACCACCACTGGCGGCAACATGCGCTACGCCACCCGCATGCAAGGCGACCGGGTGACGGAACTGGTTACCACCAGCAGCGTTTCAGGCGCGCCCGACTCGTTTCTGCTGATGTCCATCGGCGGCAACTTCACACGTGAGCAACTCGACCAGCTGCTCAAGATTCTGCCTAACGTGGCCGACATGAGCAAGTAA
- a CDS encoding helix-hairpin-helix domain-containing protein, with the protein MDNRALIRAFRLTAQLMELHEENPFKIRAYEGTANALEQLTVPVADLDRTGLPDRTGLSKTAAAKVAEMLDTGSFEELTRLLAATPPGVVELLKIKGIGPKKIRSLWKELGIEGAEQLREAAQNDEVSKLKGFGQKTQQGILEALDFTDQSRGKLLYPQAEELAHDLLTRLQATAGIAEAAVAGEVRRRLETVETVGLVAATADPAAAHTTLNSLDGLTPDPRRSGPFAWRGTATASGVKVEVLLVAPAAFTNQLLLSTAAENHLAEALHETPQPGQPATLRQWLKREQFATEPALYERAGLQYVEPELREGLGELALARENKLPTLLEDADLRGSLHNHSTYSDGSHSLREMATFLQGQGYEYLGICDHSQAAHYANGLPPERVRQQHREIDELNQELAPFRIFKGIESDILSDGSLDYPPTVLETFDFIVASVHSNLKMDERKATTRVLRAIENPYTTMLGHPTGRLLLRREGYPLDHKAVIDACAKHNVIIEINANPYRLDLDWRWVRYALDQGVQLSINPDAHHTNGYADMRYGVFMGRKGGLTKDMTFNAKSAAEVAEYFAKRKAGIKPPLEFKDSLFG; encoded by the coding sequence ATGGATAACCGCGCCCTGATTCGTGCTTTTCGCCTGACCGCCCAGCTCATGGAGCTGCACGAGGAAAATCCGTTCAAGATCCGGGCCTACGAAGGCACCGCCAATGCCCTGGAGCAGCTGACGGTGCCCGTGGCCGACCTCGACCGCACGGGCCTGCCCGACCGCACCGGCCTGAGCAAAACCGCCGCCGCCAAAGTGGCCGAAATGCTCGATACCGGCTCGTTTGAGGAACTGACCCGCCTGCTGGCCGCCACCCCGCCCGGCGTGGTAGAGCTGCTGAAGATTAAAGGCATCGGGCCCAAGAAAATCCGCAGCCTGTGGAAGGAGCTGGGCATTGAAGGCGCCGAGCAGCTGCGTGAAGCTGCCCAGAACGACGAGGTGAGCAAGCTCAAGGGCTTCGGCCAGAAAACCCAGCAGGGCATCCTCGAAGCCCTCGACTTCACCGACCAGAGCCGCGGCAAGCTGCTCTACCCGCAGGCCGAAGAGCTGGCCCACGACCTGCTGACCCGCCTGCAGGCCACCGCCGGCATAGCCGAAGCCGCCGTGGCCGGCGAGGTGCGCCGCCGCCTCGAAACCGTGGAAACCGTGGGGCTGGTGGCTGCCACCGCTGATCCGGCCGCCGCCCACACCACCCTCAATTCCCTGGACGGCCTCACGCCAGACCCGCGCCGCAGCGGCCCGTTTGCCTGGCGCGGCACGGCCACGGCCTCGGGCGTGAAGGTGGAAGTGCTGCTGGTGGCGCCGGCTGCCTTCACCAACCAGCTGCTGCTGAGCACCGCCGCCGAAAACCATCTGGCCGAAGCGCTGCACGAAACCCCGCAGCCCGGCCAGCCCGCCACGCTGCGCCAGTGGCTGAAGCGCGAGCAGTTCGCCACCGAACCCGCTCTTTACGAGCGCGCCGGCCTGCAGTACGTGGAGCCCGAGCTGCGCGAAGGCCTCGGCGAGCTGGCCCTGGCCCGCGAAAACAAGCTGCCCACGCTGCTCGAAGACGCCGACCTGCGCGGCTCGCTGCACAACCACAGCACCTACTCCGACGGCAGCCACAGCCTCCGCGAGATGGCCACTTTCCTGCAGGGCCAGGGCTACGAGTACCTCGGCATCTGCGACCATTCGCAGGCGGCGCACTACGCCAACGGCCTGCCGCCGGAGCGCGTGCGCCAGCAGCACCGCGAAATCGACGAGCTCAACCAGGAGCTGGCGCCGTTCCGCATCTTCAAGGGCATCGAGTCGGATATTCTGTCGGATGGCTCTTTAGACTACCCGCCCACGGTGCTGGAAACCTTTGATTTCATCGTGGCTTCGGTGCACTCCAACCTGAAGATGGACGAGCGCAAGGCCACCACGCGGGTGCTGCGGGCCATCGAAAACCCGTATACCACCATGCTGGGCCACCCCACGGGCCGGCTGCTGCTGCGCCGCGAAGGCTACCCGCTCGACCACAAAGCCGTCATCGACGCCTGCGCCAAGCACAACGTCATCATCGAAATCAACGCCAACCCCTACCGCCTCGACCTGGACTGGCGCTGGGTGCGCTACGCGCTGGACCAGGGCGTGCAACTCAGCATCAACCCCGACGCGCACCATACCAACGGCTACGCCGACATGCGCTACGGCGTGTTCATGGGCCGCAAAGGTGGCCTGACCAAGGACATGACCTTCAATGCCAAGTCGGCGGCGGAAGTGGCCGAGTACTTCGCCAAGCGCAAAGCCGGCATCAAGCCCCCGCTGGAGTTCAAGGATTCGTTGTTTGGGTGA
- a CDS encoding glycosyltransferase family 9 protein — translation MKILILRFSSIGDIVLTTPVIRAVKQQVPGAVVHFCTKPGYRGIVANNPYVDKVHCLTGSLAELVAELKAERFDFVVDLHHNLRTTLLKTRLGVRSASFDKLNWRKWLLVNLKLHTMPRVHIVDRYLAAAASLGVKNDGRGLDYFIPEADEVDIAQALPPVFGRGYVAFAIGAQHATKRLPVERIIELCGLLRRPVVLLGGPEDETTGHVVELAFDAGAAVSPAPAPLIPDSPYYFPKQRNTENQQRTTIYNACGKFSLNQSASLVRQASLVVSHDTGLMHIAAAFRKEIFSVWGNTVPEFGMYPYRTEFRVLEVPNLSCRPCSKIGYEKCPQGHFRCMRDIQFNLELPPTQDGR, via the coding sequence ATGAAAATCCTGATTCTGCGCTTTTCTTCCATCGGCGATATTGTGCTGACTACACCCGTTATCCGGGCCGTGAAGCAGCAGGTGCCGGGGGCCGTGGTGCACTTCTGCACCAAGCCCGGCTACCGCGGCATCGTGGCCAATAACCCCTACGTGGACAAGGTGCACTGCCTCACCGGCTCGCTCGCGGAGCTGGTGGCGGAGCTGAAAGCCGAACGGTTTGATTTTGTGGTAGACCTGCACCACAACCTGCGCACCACGCTGCTCAAAACCCGGCTGGGCGTGCGCTCGGCCAGCTTCGACAAGCTGAACTGGCGCAAGTGGCTGCTCGTGAACCTGAAGCTGCACACTATGCCGCGCGTGCACATCGTGGACCGCTACCTAGCCGCCGCGGCCTCGCTCGGCGTGAAGAACGACGGCCGGGGGCTGGACTATTTCATCCCGGAAGCCGACGAAGTGGACATAGCGCAGGCGCTGCCGCCGGTGTTCGGGCGCGGCTACGTGGCGTTTGCCATCGGGGCGCAGCACGCCACCAAGCGGCTGCCCGTGGAGCGCATCATCGAACTGTGTGGCCTGCTGCGCCGCCCGGTGGTGCTACTCGGCGGCCCCGAAGACGAAACCACCGGCCACGTGGTAGAGCTGGCCTTCGACGCGGGCGCCGCCGTTTCGCCCGCGCCCGCGCCGCTCATCCCCGACAGCCCGTACTACTTCCCCAAACAACGAAACACAGAGAATCAACAACGAACAACGATTTACAACGCCTGCGGCAAGTTCAGCCTCAACCAGTCGGCCTCGCTGGTGCGGCAGGCCAGCCTGGTGGTCAGCCACGATACTGGCTTGATGCACATTGCGGCGGCTTTCCGTAAGGAGATTTTTAGCGTGTGGGGCAACACCGTGCCCGAGTTCGGCATGTATCCCTACCGCACCGAATTCCGGGTGCTGGAAGTGCCCAATCTGAGCTGCCGGCCCTGCTCGAAGATCGGCTACGAAAAGTGCCCCCAAGGCCACTTTCGCTGCATGCGCGACAT